The following DNA comes from Ascaphus truei isolate aAscTru1 chromosome 1, aAscTru1.hap1, whole genome shotgun sequence.
tgttagtgatgttaattatcatgtaggacttctgagtttagagcaacttttcattcattcatatttcatactgagtccaaacattattcgtaagtcaaggtagtttttaatgaggttataaaacgtatgctaacatgttaggtgttacttaggacacagtacaattacatagtaacacagcatacattaacatgccatttaataatgtgtacatttctttttagaacatcatggtgatgaggatgatgagtatgatgaggatgacgccacagaagagactgaaatacaatcatgtgaccatgaagaggtgccaatagaaactgttgtaccgccaaatcgtccatcaacttccacatacgatgcaattgtagcttcagagggaaaaatagtggacgcagaaaatcgtcgccattcagacatgatgacagtgctggaaaggatgattggactgcaggaagaaacagtatcacaattggcacatctccacagagtcttcattgaagtgcctaaacagttgcaaaaaatcaacacctcattcgaagcattagttgttcagcaaacacaagctaattactggagaatgactaatgtaccacaattcaacacctcccagccaggatctgttcatgcaggtcagttttcaccacattcatctgatattcattcaccaggcccaaatgttaccggtcaagtagcagacattgctgtgcaggttcctgatgacatcctaccgctgccatctgtacaaattcagcagcagacacctacaaaggaggcgacaaaaacaaaacaagacacacatgaaacagaccaaccatcacttgtgcagtatctaccaacttgctcacatgtgtcactgggcacaagccctgtccgtgaacagtcactacccaaaagccctgtaggtgagtcgctgcccaaaagccctgtaggtgaatcgctgcccaaaagccctgtatgtgagtcgctgcccaaaagccctgtaggtgaatcgctgcccaaaagccctgtaggtgaatcgctgcccaaaagccctgtaggtgaatcactgcccacaagccctgtaggtgagtcactggccacaagccctgtaggtgagtcactggccacaagccccgtaggtgaacagtcactggccacaagccctgcccgtgaagtgccagaggccactcaaagtggctctgttgtgcctaaagttggtggcaaaagaaaaaggaaaattcaagagacaacaagcaggcctgttactcgctcgcaaaaggaacaaaaaaaataaatgttataattcagaaaatatgtctttggccttgttttgttgacttcagattatctaattactattgtatgtatgctgaagactgtgttgtttccaaactttcaactatgttcttgtacacgtgaagttttggaaatgttaacactcataattaattgtgttataaatatttatgttgtaatcgtctgttcagtaatggtccaccaggagccagttgc
Coding sequences within:
- the LOC142469822 gene encoding uncharacterized protein LOC142469822, which encodes MLLLYIVAPGGHVSPEMEQVSSPGSASSTLLEEHHGDEDDEYDEDDATEETEIQSCDHEEVPIETVVPPNRPSTSTYDAIVASEGKIVDAENRRHSDMMTVLERMIGLQEETVSQLAHLHRVFIEVPKQLQKINTSFEALVVQQTQANYWRMTNVPQFNTSQPGSVHAGQFSPHSSDIHSPGPNVTGQVADIAVQVPDDILPLPSVQIQQQTPTKEATKTKQDTHETDQPSLVQYLPTCSHVSLGTSPVREQSLPKSPVGESLPKSPVGESLPKSPVCESLPKSPVGESLPKSPVGESLPKSPVGESLPTSPVGESLATSPVGESLATSPVGEQSLATSPAREVPEATQSGSVVPKVGGKRKRKIQETTSRPVTRSQKEQKK